The following coding sequences lie in one Primulina huaijiensis isolate GDHJ02 chromosome 2, ASM1229523v2, whole genome shotgun sequence genomic window:
- the LOC140971301 gene encoding nuclear pore complex protein NUP43: MAEPVQIQRLPQDAYIDAVRWLPQFSTFTRHILLAAFDSDTSTHSLRTIAFSPSQNASSLIPQSSLSVPSRITSLRTCSSTFNPSRPIIAASTFSGSLLFFTADLINGSLSFELSVPEKGLHNGFVSGIDLNENGSECVSVGEDGRVNLVGLAEKGGFRRVFDSNGLVSYSAVKWASPVEFVTGGVGRFGLHWWDQRKPGGPVALFKGNWTDGTTSGIVHSVDIHPSRKYTCLAGGSSGTLFAWDIRSPKESTILSSVGLNDAPANSLVESDIWEVQYDNYTHSSKISNLSSSRILPAMTCSEDGILAVIEHGQEPIEILAEPCAINCFDIDRQNPTDVICSLEWESLAILTRP; this comes from the exons ATGGCTGAGCCCGTACAAATCCAGAGACTCCCGCAGGACGCCTACATCGACGCCGTCCGCTGGCTGCCGCAGTTCTCCACCTTCACTCGCCATATCCTCCTCGCCGCTTTCGACTCCGACACCTCCACGCATTCCCTCCGAACTATCGCCTTTTCCCCTTCTCAGAACGCCTCTTCTCTGATACCCCAGTCTTCGCTTTCCGTTCCTTCAAGAATCACTTCACTGAGAACCTGTTCTTCTACCTTCAACCCCTCCAGACCGATCATCGCTGCTTCGACATTTTCCGGTTCACTCCTATTCTTTACTGCTGATTTAATTAACGGGTCTTTGAGTTTCGAGTTGTCGGTGCCTGAAAAGGGGCTCCATAATGGTTTCGTTTCGGGAATTGATTTGAATGAAAATGGGTCGGAGTGCGTGAGTGTTGGGGAGGATGGAAGGGTCAATTTGGTGGGTTTGGCAGAGAAGGGGGGTTTTAGGAGGGTTTTTGACAGTAATGGGTTGGTGTCGTATAGTGCGGTTAAGTGGGCTTCTCCTGTTGAGTTTGTGACCGGCGGAGTTGGTCGGTTTGGCCTTCACTGGTGGGATCAGCGGAAACCTGGTGGACCGGTGGCTTTGTTCAAGGGCAATTG GACAGATGGGactacttctggaattgttcaTTCCGTTGATATCCATCCTTCACGAAAGTATACTTGCCTT GCAGGAGGCTCGTCTGGTACTCTGTTTGCATGGGATATTCGTTCACCAAAAGAGTCCACTATCTTATCATCAGTCGGTCTTAATGATGCACCAGCCAATTCACTTGTAGAAAGTGACATATGGGAGGTTCAGTATGACAATTATACTCATTCTTCCAAGATCAGTAACCTGTCATCATCTCGGATTCTACCAGCCATGACTTGTTCAGAAGATGGAATCCTTGCTGTTATCGAGCACG GTCAGGAACCAATAGAGATTTTGGCTGAACCGTGTGCAATAAACTGCTTTGACATCGACAGGCAAAATCCTACG GATGTGATATGTAGTTTGGAATGGGAATCGCTGGCCATCTTGACGAGGCCATAA